Part of the Paenibacillus kyungheensis genome, CTGAATCGGTCTGGCATAATATCAGCAAAGGAGTGAGTGATCCCCAGGAACAAGAAGTAGTCAATCGAATAGAAGAGATGAATCTTTTACTCTGTCGTAAGCAGGATATTATGATTTTGCGTAAACAACCAGACCCGGATTATCTAGATATGTTGGAAAATCTGGGTTTTGAGTTACCTCGAATCGAGATTCCTGAAGGGGAAAGTGATGATCCTTTTGTATCGATATCGCAATTAATTTTGCAAGATGAAGCGCTGTTAGAACGATTGCAGTTATACGGTATGCAAGGGCGTGCAGCTTATGAAGAAACGTATCTGGTTCCTTATGCTGTTACACAGTGGGAAGAAGAAATTGCGCGTACTTGTGAGATTCCGTATATCGGAGCGCCTTCGGATATCTGTAAATTAGTCAATGACAAAATATTCAGTCGCCAAGCAGCGATTGAATTAGGATTCCCTGTCAGTAGCGGAACCGTATGTGCGACAGTAGAAGAGATTAGACGTGAGTGTTTGGCGATAGGTACAGCTGATGCAGAAGCGCAAATTATTATTAAAGAACCTTATGGCGCTTCTGGCAAAGGCTTGTATTTATTACAAGGTACGCAAAAGCTTGATGCAACGCTGAGTGTAATGAGCCGTTTTGCACGCAAGCAAAATAATCCAGACCAAGCATGGTTGGTGGAACGCTGGCACAAAAAGCAAATGGATCTAAATTACCAGATTTATATTCATCCTGATGGAGATGTAGAAGTCTTTTCACTCAAACGTCAGATTGTGGATGGTACTGTCTATATTGGGTCGTATATGCCTTCAGGTGTAAGCGAAACGATTCGGCAGCAATCCCGTCAATATGCGATGGAATTAGGGCACTATTTGTATGAAAAGCAGTATCGCGGGATCGCTTCGATAGATGCTTTTATTGATGAAAGTGGTGAGTTGATTCCTGTTATCGAAATTAACGGGCGTTTTACGTTATCCACGTATATTTCATTATTACCGCAAGTGTTTGGACTTAGAATATTTCGTTCTCGTTATTTCCGGCATATTACGAAAGAGCGCTTAACTTATCAAGCCCTTTGTCAGACGTTGGAAGAGCATGATCTGTTGTATACGTCTTTGCATCCATTTGGTGTATGGATTTATACGGCAGGTACATTATCAGCCAGTAAAACCACCAGCGGGTATAACAATCGGATTTTTGCGATTGTAATTGCAGATACTCAAAAGGAAGCGCAGCGACTGGAAGAACAATTGGAACACATTATTGCAGAATTATAACCAAGTGATCGTCAACGATATGTTAAAAGGAGGCACAACGATGGAAGTAAGTGAACAACAGGTTGTACCATTGCTTGCTCAAGTGTTAAAAATGGCTCCAGGCGATCTGGAAAATCTACAACCAGACGATGATCTACGAGAATACGGTCTTAATTCATTATCGGCAGTCGAATTAATTGTAGAGTTGGAAAACCATCTAAATATCATGATCGACGATGATAATCTACTATTGGAAGAATTATCGACGTTACGCCGAATTGAAAATATATTAGCCCAATATGTTTAAAAGGTCACTTGCCAAACAAGTTTTGCCTGAAACAGTAGGAGCGCCAGGACAGCATTGCTTTTATGCTAGCCTGCACGCTTTGCTACTGCGTCAAGGTGTATATACCGATGAAGCTGATTTGTATTTTCTTTGCAACGGGTTGTCGATCTCGTACAAAGGGAATTTCGATTCATTTGGTCTACGTCCGATGGCGGATTTGTTATCTCAATGGTCAACCAATACACAGGTTGAAGTGAAACATGTCACTATCGATCCTTCGCTTTCAAAGCGAAACGATTTTTTAATTTTACAGGATTGGTCTAATGCTTTGGAAAATGGAAAAAGTATTCTTTTGCATTTACAAAGTCATTGTCTGAATTTCCATCCGGTGTATCAAAATAACCCGAGTAAAGGGCATGTGATCCAA contains:
- a CDS encoding peptide ligase PGM1-related protein; translation: MRQQLSLMDALTDRRDKGRLVWIFNIGAESVWHNISKGVSDPQEQEVVNRIEEMNLLLCRKQDIMILRKQPDPDYLDMLENLGFELPRIEIPEGESDDPFVSISQLILQDEALLERLQLYGMQGRAAYEETYLVPYAVTQWEEEIARTCEIPYIGAPSDICKLVNDKIFSRQAAIELGFPVSSGTVCATVEEIRRECLAIGTADAEAQIIIKEPYGASGKGLYLLQGTQKLDATLSVMSRFARKQNNPDQAWLVERWHKKQMDLNYQIYIHPDGDVEVFSLKRQIVDGTVYIGSYMPSGVSETIRQQSRQYAMELGHYLYEKQYRGIASIDAFIDESGELIPVIEINGRFTLSTYISLLPQVFGLRIFRSRYFRHITKERLTYQALCQTLEEHDLLYTSLHPFGVWIYTAGTLSASKTTSGYNNRIFAIVIADTQKEAQRLEEQLEHIIAEL
- a CDS encoding acyl carrier protein; its protein translation is MEVSEQQVVPLLAQVLKMAPGDLENLQPDDDLREYGLNSLSAVELIVELENHLNIMIDDDNLLLEELSTLRRIENILAQYV